Part of the Synechococcus sp. HK01-R genome is shown below.
CCGGGTGCCGTGGTCGGCTCATAGAAGCTGCGGGCGCTCAAGAGCACCGTCGGCTTCGGTGGCCGGGGGATCTGCAGGGCCAAGTTGGCGGCGAGTGCAACGTTGTCGTTGCTGGGCAGATCGTTCCCGATCAGGGTCAGATGGGCTCCGGGTTGTTGGGCATGGAGGTGATCAAGCACCCGGTTCCAATGCTCCACGGCCGTGCCCCCATCGGCGGCGCCGTAATCAACCAGAACGTGATGGTTCTGATCGTTCAGTTGTTCAACACAAGTCAAGGCCCAGTCCGAGGCGGCATCGATGCAGAGACGTGCGCCTTCGGTCTGCGCGCTGTAACCCGTGGTCATGGCGATGGCCATGGACCTCGTCAGCGGCAGCTTTCACCGTACAGGGTGCATCTGTCAGCACTTCGTGACAGGGAACACGCTGCGCTGATCCCTGCGGGCCTCAACCAGGCTGGAGAAGTTGCTGGAGCTGCGGCTCCAAGAGGGCGAAGGCTCGGCCGCGGTGCCCGTGATGTTTCTTCTCTTCCAGGCTCATCTCGGCAAAGGTCAGCCCGGTGTTGGCGACTTCAAAGATCGGGTCGTAGCCGAAGCCCTGATCGCCTCTGGGGGCAGTCGTGATCAGACCGTGGCACTGCCCTTCCACCTCCGCCAGCACGCTCCCATCGGGGGCGGCAATGCAGAGGGCCGCGCTGAAATGGGCGTCACGGTTTGCGTTGTCTCCCAGTTCCTGCAGCAATCGAGCAATTCGCTCTGGATCCGTGGCTGCATAACGGGCGGAGAACACGCCCGGCGCTCCCTGCAGCGCGTCCACGCTGAGCCCGGAATCATCCGCCAGCGCCCATGCGCCTGTGGCTGCCGCCACCGCACAGGCCTTGAGGCGGGCATTCGCGGCAAAGGTGGAGCCGCTTTCCTCCACCTCCAGGCCCTCAGGTTGGGGCTGCACCTCCAGCGGTAGTGCACTGAGTAGGCGGGCGAATTCGCGGATCTTGCCGGCATTGCCGCTGGCGATCACCAGGGTGCGTTGTCTCATGGTTTTCAACACTTGGCTCGTCCCATAGCTCTCTTGTCAGACAGTTTTTTCATCACACAGCTTTCTCATCAGACAGCTTTCTCATCAAACAGCCGTGGCGAAATCGCGGGCCCAGTCCAGCACCGCTGCGACCCGCTCCTCGTCGGGGCCTTCGCAGTAAAGCCGCAGCAATGGTTCGGTTCCCGAGAAGCGAAGCATCAACCAGTGGCTTGGTCCGAGCCGAAGCTTCACGCCATCGGTGCGCACCACCTCCTGCACGGCAACACCGGCGACCTCCTGGGGCGGTTGATCGGCCAGCAGAGTCTCCAGGCGCCGGCGCGATTCCATGTCGGCCAGCCTCAGGTCGAGACGGTCGTAATGGCTGGCTCCACCACAGCGGCTCTGCAAGCTGCGGATCCGTTCGCCCAGGGGCTGGCCACCTTCGACCAGGGCCTCGAGCACCAGCAGGGCTGCGAACAGTGCATCCCTTTCCGGCAGATGCATCCCAAAGCCAACCCCACCGGATTCCTCGCCACCGATCAGCACCTCGCCAGCCAGCATCTCGGCAGCGATGTATTTGAAACCCACCGGCAGCTCCAGCACCGTTCGACCAAGGTCTTCAGCGACCAGGCGCATCAGATCCGAACCACTCACCGTTTTCACCACGGAGCCCGGTAGCTGTCTGGCCCTGGCGAGATGATCGATCAGGAGGGGCATCAGCTGTTGGGTGCTGCAGAAGCGACCCTGTTCATCCACCGCTGCAATCCGATCGCCATCGCCATCGAACACCAGGCCAACGGCTGGCTTCCCGGCTGCTGTGGCTGCTTTCACCGCAGCGATCAGCTCCCCCAGATAGGGGGCGAGGGGTTCGGGGGGGGCTCCCCCGAACAGGGGATCGCGCTGGCTGCGAATTTCGCGGACAAGGCTGTTTTCGTTAGAGCTGTTTTCGTAAGAGCTGTTCTCGCCGAGCAATTCCCCCACGCAGCCTGCCGCCGAGCCGTGCATCGGATCCACAATCACCTGGAGACCCATCCCCTCCAGGCCGCGGCGCAGGGAGGAGAGATCAAGCTTGCGGCGAAGGCCTTCGATGTGTTCACCACGGCCGTCAAAGCGTGCGGTGACCCCCTGCACCGGTGGCGTGATGCCACCAGCCGCCAGGCGCTGCTCCACCGCGGCAGTGAAGTCTCCCTCCACTGATCCTCCGAAGGTGCCCTTGATCTTGAGCCCCAGCCATTCCGGTGGGTTGTGGCTGGCGGTGATCACCAGGGCGCCGAGGGCGCTGCGCTCCACCACCGCCCAGCTGCAGGCGGGCGTTGGTACAGCTGAGTCTGTGAGCAAGGGCTCCAGATCACAACCGCGTACGGCGGCGGCAATGGCCTCCGCCAGCTCAGGGGCAAGAAAACGGCGGTCGTAGCCGATCACAACCGTTCGAGAGTTCAGGCCGGCAGGAGCGCGGTGGGCCAGTTCCTGGGCGGCAGCCGCCGCCACGGGGAGGAGCCGCTCCACGGTGATGTCCACCCCGAGAATCCCTCGCCAGCCATCGGTCCCGAACTTGATCGGCGCTGCAGCCAGGGGCAGAGGGGCAGAGGCCATGGGCGCAGATGGAGGAACGCACTGAAACAGGATTTAGCAGCCGGCCGCCGTAACGTCGTTGGATGGGTGACACCCCTGCTGCTGACAAGGCTGTCCCGTCCGGACAGGTGCTGACAGACCGCCTGTTGCGGAGCTGGTTGCGCTGTCGCCGTCGGGCCTGGCTGGATCGCCATGGGGATCCGAGCACTCGCTTGTATTCAGCCCATCGCACCCTTCAGCTGGATGATCAGCAGCGCAGTTTCGTGGCGTTGCTGCCTGAGAAACCCGCTCGGGGACTCGCTGCCTTGGAGCAGGGGGCGGCGGCGGCCGTGGGGGTGCGTCTCAGGGGGGCCGGCCCGGCCGGGTGGTGGCTTGAGGCCCATCCACCCCTCCTGCAGCGGGTGTCCGGCCAGAGCCGCTGGGGTTCCTTCGCCTATTGGCCAGTGCTCGCCCGTCAGGGGCGTCGGTTGACCCGAGAACATCGCCTGCCGCTGGCCCTGGCTGGCCGGCTGCTCGAGCCGCTGCAAGGGGCGGCAGTGCCCGAGGCGCTGGCGGTGGCCGGTGCCGGACGCCGATTGGAGAAGGAACGTCTGCCTCTCAACAGCAGCCTGCAGCGCCAGCTGGATGAAGCCCTGCGCAAGCTGGCTCAGGATTTGCTTCGGCCCAATCCACCGGCCCTTGCGGCGGATCGTCGCAAGTGCACGCTCTGTAGCTGGCGCGGGGTCTGTAATGCCGAGGCGGCTGCGGAGGGGCACCTCAGCGAAGTGAGTGGCATTGGTGCCAAGAGGCGAGAGATGCTGCAAGAGCTCGGATTTGCCCGATTGGCCGATCTTGCGGCTGCCGACCCGCAGCAGTTGGCCCTGCAGTTGGAGCGCTTCGGTGAGCAGCACGGTGCCATCGCGGCTCCGCTCGTGGCTCAGGCCAGGGCCCAGAGAGATGGAAGGGTCGAACACCTGGGGTCAGGCCCGGCTTTGCCGGAGCTGGGCTCTGCTCCTGGGGTTTTGCTCTACGACATTGAGTCGGATCCCGATGCCCGCGATGACTTCCTGCATGGGTTTGTGCGTCTGCCGCGCTCAGATTCCGGTGGGTGGGATCTGGCTGCAGCCACCTACCACCCAGTGCTGGTGCTCCAGGAGCACGGGGAAACACGCTGTTGGGAGCGTTTGCAGGCTTTTCTGAGTCGCTATCCCGACTGGCCGCTTCTGCATTACGGCGAAACGGAATCCCTTGCCCTCGTGCGGATGGCCCAGCGGCAAGGGCTCGCAGAGGGGGAGCTGGCGACCATTCGCGCGCGAATGGTCGATGTGCATGACCGTCTTCGCCGGCACTGGCGCCTGCCACTCAACAGCTATGGACTCAAAACCGTGGCCGCCTGGCGCGGCTTCCGCTGGAGGCAGCAGGGTGTCGATGGAGCCCGTGCCCTGCTCTGGTGGCGGCAGTGGCGTGGTTCCGGCCGGCACGATCGCGGCCATGTGCAGGCCTTGCACTGGATCTTTATCTACAACCACGACGACAGCCTGGCCACCTGGGCAGTGGCGCAATGGCTGCTCGGTCAGGACAGTTCAGGATCCCGGAAGCCGGCGGGCACGTCCAGCTGAATCTCGACGGGATGCTCCGTGGCGAGACCTGCCAGTTGAAGATGGCTGGCCTCCAGTGCGGCTCGGCGCACCAGGGCCAGACCCTGGTAACGGCCTTCACTGGCCAGCACTGACGTGATCACCCC
Proteins encoded:
- the rdgB gene encoding RdgB/HAM1 family non-canonical purine NTP pyrophosphatase, with product MRQRTLVIASGNAGKIREFARLLSALPLEVQPQPEGLEVEESGSTFAANARLKACAVAAATGAWALADDSGLSVDALQGAPGVFSARYAATDPERIARLLQELGDNANRDAHFSAALCIAAPDGSVLAEVEGQCHGLITTAPRGDQGFGYDPIFEVANTGLTFAEMSLEEKKHHGHRGRAFALLEPQLQQLLQPG
- a CDS encoding TM0106 family RecB-like putative nuclease, whose translation is MGDTPAADKAVPSGQVLTDRLLRSWLRCRRRAWLDRHGDPSTRLYSAHRTLQLDDQQRSFVALLPEKPARGLAALEQGAAAAVGVRLRGAGPAGWWLEAHPPLLQRVSGQSRWGSFAYWPVLARQGRRLTREHRLPLALAGRLLEPLQGAAVPEALAVAGAGRRLEKERLPLNSSLQRQLDEALRKLAQDLLRPNPPALAADRRKCTLCSWRGVCNAEAAAEGHLSEVSGIGAKRREMLQELGFARLADLAAADPQQLALQLERFGEQHGAIAAPLVAQARAQRDGRVEHLGSGPALPELGSAPGVLLYDIESDPDARDDFLHGFVRLPRSDSGGWDLAAATYHPVLVLQEHGETRCWERLQAFLSRYPDWPLLHYGETESLALVRMAQRQGLAEGELATIRARMVDVHDRLRRHWRLPLNSYGLKTVAAWRGFRWRQQGVDGARALLWWRQWRGSGRHDRGHVQALHWIFIYNHDDSLATWAVAQWLLGQDSSGSRKPAGTSS
- a CDS encoding phosphoglucomutase/phosphomannomutase family protein, translating into MASAPLPLAAAPIKFGTDGWRGILGVDITVERLLPVAAAAAQELAHRAPAGLNSRTVVIGYDRRFLAPELAEAIAAAVRGCDLEPLLTDSAVPTPACSWAVVERSALGALVITASHNPPEWLGLKIKGTFGGSVEGDFTAAVEQRLAAGGITPPVQGVTARFDGRGEHIEGLRRKLDLSSLRRGLEGMGLQVIVDPMHGSAAGCVGELLGENSSYENSSNENSLVREIRSQRDPLFGGAPPEPLAPYLGELIAAVKAATAAGKPAVGLVFDGDGDRIAAVDEQGRFCSTQQLMPLLIDHLARARQLPGSVVKTVSGSDLMRLVAEDLGRTVLELPVGFKYIAAEMLAGEVLIGGEESGGVGFGMHLPERDALFAALLVLEALVEGGQPLGERIRSLQSRCGGASHYDRLDLRLADMESRRRLETLLADQPPQEVAGVAVQEVVRTDGVKLRLGPSHWLMLRFSGTEPLLRLYCEGPDEERVAAVLDWARDFATAV